From Gemmatimonadetes bacterium SCN 70-22:
CACGGAAGGGCTGAAGGCCTCGATGCACCTGTTCCAGCCCAGGCACTTCCTCTTTCCCTTCCTCGCCCACGCGCTGGGGACGCTCGTGGGTGCGACGGTCGCCGCGCTGGTGGCCGTCAGCTACAAGCGGCGGCTCGCCCTCGTCATCGGCGTGCTCTTCCTGGCGGGGGGCGTGACGGCGGTGTCGATGCTGCCCTCGCCCATGTGGTTCAACGTCGTGGACCTGGTGGGGGCGTACCTCCCGATGGCGTGGCTCGGCGGGATGCTCGGCGCGCGAAAGGCCACCGCGGCCCCTGCCTAGGGGAGCGACCGCGCACGCCGCAGCGTGCGCCGCAGCATGCGCGGTCGCCACGGCATCACGCCGCCAGCAGCTCCCGCTCCAGCCGCGCGTAGCTCGCCTCCATCCCCTTCGTCATCCCCGACCCGAGGACCATGTCACGCACCTCCTTGCTGGGGTACGTGATGATGAGGCTCATCAGCGTCCCCTCCTGCAACGGAGTGAGCGTCAGCTCGTTGCGCGTGCCGGGCCCCGGCATCCCGATCATCTGCTCGGACGTCACCGCGCGGTGCGGCGGCGCGCTCTCCAGCAGCTCGCCCTCGAAGCCGAAGCGCTGCGAGCCGTCCGTCTTCTCCCACTCGTAGCGGTAGCGCTGGCCGACCGCGGTCGCGACCTCGCACACCGGCATCGTCCATCCATCGGGGCCCAGGAGCCATCGCCGCATGAGCGCCGGCTCGTGATGCGCGCGCCAGACCTGCTGCGCGCTCCCGCGGATGATGCGGCTCACGCGCACCTGCGTGTCGCTCAGGAGCTGCGCGTCGGTGCCACGGCTCGCCGCGAACGAGGCGAGGTCGGCCAGCACCGCATCGACCTGCCCCATCGCCGAGCGCATCCCTTCCATCATCCCCATCTGCACCAGCTGCTCCATCGCCTCGAGGCTGGGGAAGGTCGTCACGCTCCTGAAGCGCGACCCGGTGGGCGTGGACTCGAAGTGGAAGACCATGCGCATGGTGGGCATGGAGTCGTTAGGCGTGCCGTCGGCGTCGCCGAAGCCATCCTCCAGGTCGAGGCGCTTGTAGGGCTCGACGGCCAGGTAGCGGAACCACCCGTGCGACATCGCCCCGTCGGGGCCCGTCATGTAGTAGTGCGAGCGCCCCCCCACGGCCATGTCGTGGCGCGTGAAGGTGGCGGGCCACTGCTCGGGGCCCCAGAAGCGCTCCAGCTGCCGCGGGTCGGCATATGCGTCCCAGAGCCGTTCCACCGGGACGGGGTAGTCGGCGACGACCGTGAGGGTGAGGTCGTGCGCGTTGGAGGAGACGTCGGTGATCGGCATGAGGGGGTTACTCCTTGCGTGGACGTGGTTCGGCGAGAATGGCGTCGAGCTGGCTGAAGCGGGACACCCAGAGCTGCTCCAGCTGGGAGAGGAGCGCGCGTGCCTGCGCGAGCCGCTCCGGATTGCCGCGGACGATGCGTTCGCGCCCGTGCGGATGCTTGGTCACGAGCCCAGCCTCCTCGAGCACGGCGACGTGCTTCTGCACGGCCGCGAACGACATGTCGTAGTGCGAGGCGAGCG
This genomic window contains:
- a CDS encoding transcriptional regulator yields the protein MVVRFSLPDGEIDRLFRALADPTRRDIVARLLSDEPASVSTLASHYDMSFAAVQKHVAVLEEAGLVTKHPHGRERIVRGNPERLAQARALLSQLEQLWVSRFSQLDAILAEPRPRKE
- a CDS encoding ATPase, producing MPITDVSSNAHDLTLTVVADYPVPVERLWDAYADPRQLERFWGPEQWPATFTRHDMAVGGRSHYYMTGPDGAMSHGWFRYLAVEPYKRLDLEDGFGDADGTPNDSMPTMRMVFHFESTPTGSRFRSVTTFPSLEAMEQLVQMGMMEGMRSAMGQVDAVLADLASFAASRGTDAQLLSDTQVRVSRIIRGSAQQVWRAHHEPALMRRWLLGPDGWTMPVCEVATAVGQRYRYEWEKTDGSQRFGFEGELLESAPPHRAVTSEQMIGMPGPGTRNELTLTPLQEGTLMSLIITYPSKEVRDMVLGSGMTKGMEASYARLERELLAA